The following coding sequences lie in one Fusarium poae strain DAOMC 252244 chromosome 1, whole genome shotgun sequence genomic window:
- a CDS encoding hypothetical protein (BUSCO:10250at5125) — MVLLGLTRTSGKDVCRRSLGMQLRAFSVSSITRAVSTRAVSTRSTLSTTWVPTGGLAANDNEFGHGKLIRGGFLRQAHSGIFQLLPLGLRVQDKIEKLIDKHMHSVGASRLSLSTISSEDLWRRSNRLDSVAPELFRLKDRKDTPLILSPTHEEEITTLVAGIVNSYKDLPIRLYQITRKYRDERRPRHGLLRSREFLMKDLYTFDLTTSEAVETYRQVSAAYRAFFAELKLPYLIAEASSGDMGGDLSHEYHLPSAVGEDSVVSCDSCDYTANDEVATARIPLPTDSAASVPASQFRVWRGISKDRKILVNAWYPQPSEGSSDSGPSLHAIKSVVPELDTAIENPLSLWGEELKSGDVQMVNVIDGSLVSSFESVRNELPLLTEPLKCHEVSSSTIVGSDTGAGLNLVPISDGDSCPRCDKGTLKIHRALECGHTFQLGTRYSLPLDACVDLPRSGLPEVAVREGLTPGSRVPVQMGCHGVGVSRIFGAVAEILADERGLNWPRAIAPFEVAIIPSTKLADEPLGIYDTLSNTNGSQSGFDVVLDDRNRSFGWKMKDADMVGYPVLVILGKSFKENGICEVQCRRLSVKDNVKVDVLPEFISSLLNKL; from the exons ATGGTACTCTTAGGACTCACCCGGACAAGTGGCAAAGATGTCTGTAGGAGATCTTTGGGTATGCAGTTGCGAGCTTTCTCTGTCTCAAGCATAACTCGAGCCGTCTCAACTCGAGCCGTCTCAACTCGCTCCACCCTCTCGACAACATGGGTGCCAACTGGTGGCCTCGCTGCCAACGACAATGAGT TCGGTCATGGAAAGCTCATCCGGGGTGGTTTTCTTCGTCAA GCTCACTCCGGCATCTTTCAACTACTTCCTCTAGGTCTTCGAGTCCAGGACAAGATCGAAAAGTTAATCGACAAGCATATGCACTCAGTTG GCGCATCTCGCTTGTCACTCTCAACTATTTCATCGGAGGACCTTTGGCGAAGGAGCAATCGCCTTGACTCTGTTGCCCCCGAA CTCTTTCGACTCAAAGATCGTAAAGACACTCCATTAATCCTGTCTCCCACTCATGAGGAGGAAATCACAACACTTGTTGCCGGCATCGTCAACTCGTACAAGGATTTGCCCATCAGGCTATATCAAATAA CTCGGAAATATCGCGATGAGCGTCGTCCACGCCATGGCCTACTTCGTTCTCGAGAGTTCCTCATGAAAGATCTCTATACGTTTGATCTCACAACGAGCGAGGCTGTTGAGACCTATCGCCAGGTTTCTGCGGCCTATCGAGCCTTCTTTGCTGAACTCAAACTGCCATACCTCATCGCTGAGGCAAGCTCTGGTGACATGGGTGGTGATCTCAGCCACGAGTACCACCTCCCAAGTGCCGTTGGCGAAGATTCCGTTGTCAGCTGCGACTCTTGTGATTACACTGCTAACGATGAGGTCGCTACTGCACGAATACCACTTCCCACAGACAGTGCAGCGAGTGTTCCGGCATCCCAATTCCGTGTTTGGCGAGGCATTTCCAAAGACCGAAAAATCCTTGTCAATGCATGGTATCCTCAGCCGTCTGAAGGCTCTTCTGACAGCGGCCCAAGCCTTCATGCTATCAAATCAGTAGTACCGGAACTGGATACTGCCATTGAAAATCCACTATCATTATGGGGAGAAGAATTGAAGAGTGGCGATGTTCAGATGGTCAATGTCATCGATGGCAGCCTTGTTTCAAGCTTCGAAAGTGTCCGAAACGAGTTGCCATTATTGACCGAACCTCTCAAGTGTCACGAAGTGAGCTCTTCTACGATTGTAGGCTCAGACACTGGCGCGGGATTGAACCTAGTTCCTATTTCTGATGGTGACAGTTGTCCCCGGTGCGACAAGGGTACTCTAAAGATTCATAGGGCACTGGAATGTGGTCATACTTTTCAACTGGGCACTCGTTATTCGCTGCCTCTTGACGCCTGTGTTGATCTTCCACGATCAGGGCTGCCCGAGGTGGCTGTGCGAGAGGGCCTGACACCAGGGAGCCGTGTGCCCGTTCAGATGGGCTGCCACGGCGTCGGCGTTTCCAGGATCTTTGGCGCTGTAGCTGAAATTCTTGCCGATGAGCGAGGGCTCAACTGGCCTCGCGCTATCGCTCCTTTCGAGGTTGCGATCATACCCTCAACTAAATTGGCTGACGAACCTTTGGGCATCTACGACACTCTTTCCAATACTAATGGATCACAGTCTGGTTTTGACGTTGTCCTCGATGACCGCAACCGATCATTTGGCTGGAAGATGAAAGATGCCGACATGGTGGGATATCCCGTTTTAGTGATTCTAGGCAAATCTTTTAAGGAAAATGGTATTTGCGAGGTCCAATGTCGACGACTGTCAGTTAAAGATAACGTCAAGGTTGATGTATTGCCCGAATTCATCTCGAGTCTGTTGAACAAGCTATGA
- a CDS encoding hypothetical protein (BUSCO:9284at5125): protein MARITSAEKVKRQLPQNSQELSDDELAGDEPSWEWIYNSTPTTERSEEPQSDRKRRKVVGDKIVGARIGQFECRIGDVLMLKADGSNEAWVALVCDFVEDDGEGEKAANFMWFSSEREIRNTDKKRTDFYPNELYLSPSWDINPLASVNGKAKIMSLDAFLSRYPQGRVPKSHPDYGKAFVCRRGCNTRTATYTDEFIWEEIYSGEDDLFALMDRIKAGTKATRRRRKARSPSPTDDTYLPPQAPQTPTKTGRGSVAATPTSRRSQATPGSRVKRSASKRLEFTPLATRKLSPSQVESSPFQIARSRLHVSSVPTSLPCREGEFSLVYSHLEAAISDGTGNCIYISGTPGTGKTATVREVVSRLEESVGSDELDDFIFVEINGMKITDPHQSYTLLWEALKGERASPAQALDLLEREFSNPSPRRIPCVVLMDELDQLVTKNQAVMYNFFNWPTLRHSRLIVLAVANTMDLPERTLSNKISSRLGLTRITFPGYNHEQLMRIIQSRLEGVPGNIVDPDAIQFASRKVAAVSGDARRALDICRRAVELAEADAPIDPTTPSKRDPQTQSKGSGRVTIATIKKAINEATTNPIQQHLRSLPLMSKLVMAALLLRIRRTGLAETTFGETLDEIHRASLRPPPALPGVAAVLNSGLKGTMASGQRPMIRPGHIHTAALELVAAGLINLEAQRAERSSKLRLSIADDEVKLALRDDGDLKALGIGV, encoded by the exons ATGGCACGTATCACTTCAGCAGAAAAGGTGAAACGCCAGTTACCTCAAAACTCCCAAGAATTATCCGACGACGAACTTGCAGGCGACGAACCGAGCTGGGAATGGATCTATAACTCCACTCCAACGACCGAACGGAGTGAAGAGCCTCAGAGTGACAGAAAACGAAGAAAAGTGGTTGGTGATAAAATCGTCGGAGCTAGAATTGGCCAATTCGAGTGCCGTATCGGAGATGTTCTCATGCTCAAGGCCGATGGATCTAATGAAGCATGGGTCGCTCTGGTTTGCGATTTTGTCGAGGATGACGGAGAGGGTGAGAAAGCAGCCAACTTCATGTGGTTCTCAAGTGAAAGGGAGATTCGAAACACGGACAAGAAACGAACCGACTTCTATCCA AACGAACTCTACCTTTCCCCATCATGGGACATCAACCCCCTGGCGTCCGTCAATGGCAAAGCCAAGATCATGTCTCTCGATGCCTTCCTTTCCAGATATCCCCAGGGTCGAGTTCCCAAAAGCCACCCAGACTATGGTAAGGCCTTTGTCTGCCGAAGAGGCTGCAACACTCGTACTGCAACATATACGGACGAATTTATATGGGAAGAAATATATAGCGGCGAGGATGACCTCTTTGCTTTGATGGATAGGATCAAGGCCGGGACAAAAGCTACACGACGTCGCCGTAAAGCTCGTAGTCCATCGCCTACCGACGACACATATCTTCCTCCCCAGGCCCCACAAACTCCGACCAAGACCGGAAGGGGTTCCGTAGCAGCGACACCGACTTCTCGGAGAAGTCAAGCGACACCGGGCTCCCGTGTCAAAAG GAGTGCAAGCAAGAGACTTGAGTTTACACCATTGGCAACGCGTAAATTGTCGCCAAGTCAAGTCGAATCTTCGCCATTTCAAATAGCACGGTCTCGCCTACATGTCTCCTCAGTTCCTACCAGCCTTCCGTGTCGAGAAGGGGAATTTTCCCTCGTTTACTCTCATCTTGAGGCTGCTATCTCGGATGGTACTGGGAATTGTATTTACATCTCAGGTACGCCTGGAACAGGGAAAACAGCAACAGTCCGCGAGGTCGTCTCAAGACTCGAGGAATCTGTGGGGTCTGATGAGCTCGATGATTTCATTTTCGTCGAGATCAATGGTATGAAGATTACGGATCCTCATCAATCTTACACTCTCCTTTGGGAGGCCCTCAAGGGGGAACGAGCTAGTCCAGCTCAAGCTCTTGATCTCTTGGAGAGGGAGTTCAGTAATCCTAGTCCTCGCCGTATTCCTTGCGTAGTGCTCATGGATGAGCTTGACCAGCTGGTTACGAAGAACCAGGCTGTCATGTACAACTTCTTTAACTGGCCTACTCTACGCCACAGTCGTCTTATCGTCCTGGCAGTCGCCAACACTATGGACCTTCCGGAGCGAACGCTGAGTAACAAAATCAGCAGTCGTCTAG GTCTCACACGTATCACTTTTCCTGGTTACAACCACGAGCAGCTCATGAGAATCATCCAGTCACGATTAGAAGGAGTACCTGGGAACATCGTAGACCCAGATGCCATTCAGTTTGCTAGCCGAAAGGTAGCCGCAGTCAGCGGTGACGCTCGAAGAGCCCTTGACATTTGTCGACGAGCCGTCGAGCTTGCCGAGGCGGACGCCCCCATAGATCCTACAACTCCAAGCAAGCGAGACCCCCAAACACAATCAAAGGGCTCGGGCCGCGTCACCATTGCAACAATTAAAAAGGCCATCAACGAGGCCACTACTAATCCTATTCAACAGCACCTTCGCAGTCTCCCCCTAATGTCCAAACTCGTCATGGCAGCTCTCTTGCTACGTATCCGAAGAACGGGGTTGGCCGAGACGACATTTGGCGAGACCCTCGACGAGATACACAGGGCCAGTCTTCGACCTCCCCCAGCCCTTCCTGGCGTTGCGGCAGTCCTCAACAGTGGTTTGAAGGGCACAATGGCGAGTGGACAACGCCCGATGATCCGCCCTGGACACATTCACACTGCGGCCCTCGAGTTAGTAGCGGCCGGTCTGATTAACCTCGAAGCTCAACGTGCCGAGCGATCGAGCAAGCTTCGCCTTTCCATTGCAGACGATGAAGTAAAATTGGCCCTCCGCGACGACGGGGACTTAAAGGCCTTGGGTATCGGTGTATAA
- a CDS encoding hypothetical protein (BUSCO:39380at5125): protein MRQDREERIRQAENTEYLDRPPADKDLIQVTHVLPSKALPRGLEDSRVFNDIRRQYRVYITRDVPNILDIRCESMVRLQKALEAINWAIRDMRLSQGTPDVCFLSQKPNDAHINDMIRVGLGIRFSFHSRSPKRVSDATAMDHHLPQLASDVASLSEGLMALNKTMGLRVNFGLLVPMRRKKGTQEESTYADFVKLMQGYSRRGGAMFYSRLEDDGKPEQLIRFLVQPEEAICSDLNDMKRGCEVVVKADGLDIKAEGDYTSGKGVQLAMVRATRQEQSPLLNWMVAAPDMQYDWNFRIDAWDQVEVPPEFGDLAKKVSVSLNLDDDSFLPIPNVNTAKLASLGEQITEIYTRSWATVPFKESSYAIKIDVTKKLKGLQDNEPEVTWGIELYAPHWEESVNYASGGRKDWGKELENIWTEGNDLKSRLGCFMRTILEVQALLNRADASAGAVSP, encoded by the exons ATGAGACAGGATAGGGAGGAGAGAATTCGACAGGCTGAAAATACAGAGTATCTTGATCGCCCACCGGCCGACAAAGATCTGATCCAG GTAACTCACGTACTCCCAAGCAAAGCACTCCCCCGTGGGCTTGAAGACTCACGGGTATTCAATGATATCCGAAGGCAGTACCGGGTCTATATTACCCGCGATGTACCCAACATACTCGACATCCGTTGCGAATCTATGGTCCGTCTCCAAAAAGCACTTGAAGCAATCAACTGGGCAATCCGCGATATGCGTTTGTCTCAAGGCACTCCCGATGTTTGTTTCCTTTCTCAGAAACCCAATGATGCTCACATCAACGACATGATACGGGTTGGACTTGGCATTCGCTTTTCCTTTCACTCACGAAGTCCCAAACGTGTCAGTGATGCAACCGCAATGGACCACCATTTGCCGCAGTTAGCTTCGGATGTTGCTTCTTTATCAGAAGGCCTCATGGCTCTCAACAAAACCATGGGGTTACGTGTCAACTTTGGTCTCCTGGTCCCTATGAGGCGAAAGAAGGGCACCCAAGAGGAGTCCACTTATGCCGACTTCGTCAAACTCATGCAAGGCTATTCTCGACGTGGAGGCGCGATGTTCTATTCTAG acttgaagatgatggaaaACCAGAGCAGCTTATACGTTTCCTTGTGCAGCCTGAAGAGGCGATTTGCAGCGACTTAAACGACATGAAGCGAGGCTGCGAGGTGGTTGTCAAAGCTGACGGGCTCGACATCAAGGCCGAAGGAGACTACACCTCTGGGAAAGGCGTGCAGCTTGCCATGGTCCGGGCTACTAGACAAGAGCAATCCCCCCTTTTAAATTGGATGGTTGCTGCCCCTGACAT GCAGTACGACTGGAACTTTCGAATTGATGCTTGGGACCAAGTTGAAGTGCCACCCGAGTTTGGGGATTTAGCGAAGAAGGTATCAGTCAGCCTCAATCTAGATGATGACAGCTTTCTCCCCATTCCAAACGTCAATACCGCTAAACTTGCAAGTTTGGGCGAGCAGATCACCGAGATTTATACAAGATCTTGGGCAACAGTCCCGTTCAAGGAGTCTAGCTATGCGATCAAAATCGATGTCACCAAGAAATTGAAGGGACTTCAAGATAATGAGCCTGAAGTCACTTGGGGTATCGAACTGTACGCTCCTCACTGGGAAGAAAGTGTGAATTACGCTAGTGGGGGACGAAAAGATTGGGGGAAAGAACTCGAGAATATTTGGACGGAGGGTAATGATCTCAAGTCGAGGCTCGGATGCTTCATGCGGACCATATTAGAGGTCCAAGCCCTCCTGAACAGAGCTGATGCCAGTGCTGGTGCCGTCTCGCCGTAG